A stretch of the Rhizobium sullae genome encodes the following:
- a CDS encoding CpaF family protein, protein MTNGIIGRFYKQREPENREHPEAIELSLAGAVPHVPARQPASGEAPVHVEEASLGPDMVSERVNLHRYLLDRINLGILDTLDNEEIATEIRPLVKDYIRRNNFPLNAKEINDLIRDITDEMLGLGPIEPLLADDTIADILINGHDSVYVERGGRLESTAVRFKDEDHLLRVINKIVSAVGRRVDESTPMVDARLKDGSRVNVAIRPITVDGPLVSIRKFTRKPLTMERLVEYGAMANAMRVLLSAAVKGKVSMVISGGTGSGKTTLLNALSSQISPKERLITIEDAAELQLQQPHVGRLETRPPTLDGRNEIRQRELLKNALRMRPDRIIVGEVRGDEAFDMLQAMNTGHEGSMTTIHANTPRDAVGRLEQMVGMAGMPMSQLSIRSQISSAITVIVQVQRLSDGSRKIVSISEITGMEGEVVQMQEIMKFKKTGTDDHGRIHGEFRATGIRPRFIEEFAELGIKIPAMIFDPGKPLQTGPVEP, encoded by the coding sequence ATGACGAACGGAATCATCGGGCGTTTCTACAAGCAGCGGGAACCGGAAAACCGGGAGCATCCGGAGGCGATCGAACTGTCTCTAGCCGGTGCGGTTCCGCACGTCCCAGCTCGGCAACCCGCGTCCGGCGAAGCGCCGGTACATGTCGAAGAAGCTTCGCTCGGGCCGGACATGGTGTCGGAGCGGGTCAATCTGCATCGATACCTGCTCGATCGTATCAACCTGGGCATTCTCGACACGCTCGACAACGAGGAGATTGCAACTGAGATCAGGCCTCTGGTCAAGGACTACATCCGGCGTAACAACTTTCCGCTCAATGCCAAGGAAATCAATGATCTGATCCGCGATATCACCGACGAGATGCTCGGGCTGGGACCGATCGAGCCGCTACTGGCCGACGACACGATTGCCGACATTCTCATCAACGGCCACGATAGCGTCTATGTGGAGCGGGGCGGCAGGCTCGAAAGCACGGCCGTGCGTTTCAAGGACGAGGACCATCTGTTGCGGGTGATCAACAAGATCGTCTCGGCGGTCGGTCGCCGCGTCGACGAATCGACGCCGATGGTCGATGCCCGCCTCAAGGATGGCTCGCGTGTGAACGTCGCCATTAGGCCGATCACGGTCGACGGACCGCTCGTTTCCATCAGAAAATTTACCCGCAAGCCGCTGACGATGGAGCGCCTCGTGGAATATGGCGCCATGGCTAATGCGATGCGCGTCCTTCTTAGCGCCGCCGTCAAGGGCAAGGTATCCATGGTCATTTCGGGCGGCACGGGTTCGGGCAAGACGACCTTGCTCAACGCGCTCTCGTCGCAAATTTCTCCGAAGGAGCGTCTGATTACTATCGAGGACGCGGCCGAACTCCAGTTGCAGCAGCCGCATGTCGGCCGGCTGGAAACTCGGCCGCCGACCCTCGACGGGCGCAACGAAATTCGTCAACGCGAACTTTTGAAAAACGCGCTGCGTATGCGTCCGGACCGCATTATCGTCGGCGAAGTGCGCGGCGACGAGGCGTTCGACATGCTGCAGGCGATGAATACCGGCCACGAGGGGTCGATGACGACCATTCACGCCAACACGCCCCGCGACGCTGTCGGCCGGCTCGAACAGATGGTAGGCATGGCCGGGATGCCGATGTCGCAGCTGAGCATTCGCTCGCAGATCTCGTCCGCCATTACGGTTATCGTGCAGGTTCAGCGCTTGAGCGACGGCAGCCGCAAGATCGTCTCGATTTCAGAGATCACCGGCATGGAGGGTGAGGTCGTGCAGATGCAGGAGATCATGAAATTCAAGAAGACCGGCACCGATGACCACGGGCGGATCCACGGAGAATTCCGCGCCACGGGTATACGGCCGCGCTTCATCGAGGAATTTGCCGAACTCGGGATCAAGATTCCTGCGATGATCTTCGATCCCGGTAAACCGCTGCAAACGGGGCCCGTTGAACCATGA
- a CDS encoding type II secretion system F family protein codes for MSSEYGIYFIVFFAVLIFSAAASELVFRRREVGARLSKATTAAGEELHLGDTTIADLGEAENRLIRRYFEITRRDTNQNSIQNRLIRAGFFDASAVTIFQVVRALICIGVFVAAVWAFDRFVPEMSRIATLIIAMFAAGVTFILVNIYIDRRGGAKEREYRRLFPDFMDMLIVCLDAGMSIEAAANRVTREFIDKQQDFGLHLSIMMLEVRGGRRLRDALANLATRLRIDEARALSVLFRQSEELGTSVTQTLRVYSKEMRDLRIVRAEEKANALPIKMLLPLGAFLFPVSLIIVLVPIVIRVVSILVGLKPGG; via the coding sequence ATGTCGAGTGAATATGGAATTTACTTCATCGTCTTCTTTGCAGTGCTGATATTTTCAGCAGCGGCATCGGAACTGGTTTTTCGGCGGCGTGAGGTCGGGGCGCGGCTGTCGAAGGCCACGACGGCGGCAGGCGAGGAACTCCACCTTGGCGATACGACGATTGCCGATCTCGGCGAGGCGGAAAACCGCCTGATCCGTCGCTATTTCGAGATTACCCGGCGTGACACGAATCAGAACTCCATCCAGAACCGCCTGATCCGCGCAGGATTTTTCGATGCCAGCGCAGTGACGATCTTCCAGGTGGTTCGCGCGCTGATCTGTATCGGCGTGTTTGTCGCGGCGGTCTGGGCATTCGATCGCTTCGTGCCCGAGATGTCGCGGATCGCTACGTTGATCATCGCCATGTTTGCCGCCGGCGTGACCTTTATTCTGGTCAACATCTATATCGACCGGCGCGGCGGCGCCAAGGAGCGGGAGTATCGCCGGCTCTTTCCCGACTTCATGGACATGCTGATCGTTTGCCTCGATGCGGGGATGAGCATCGAGGCGGCGGCCAACCGCGTTACCCGGGAATTCATCGACAAGCAGCAGGACTTCGGCCTGCATCTCTCGATCATGATGCTGGAAGTGCGCGGCGGGCGCCGCTTGCGCGATGCATTGGCCAACCTTGCGACGCGATTGCGGATAGATGAGGCGCGGGCGCTTTCGGTACTGTTCCGCCAATCGGAGGAACTCGGAACGAGCGTTACGCAGACGCTGCGGGTCTACAGTAAGGAAATGCGCGATCTTCGTATCGTTCGGGCCGAGGAGAAGGCCAACGCCCTGCCGATCAAAATGTTGCTGCCGCTCGGAGCGTTCCTGTTCCCGGTGAGCCTGATCATCGTGCTCGTTCCGATTGTCATCCGTGTCGTCAGTATTCTTGTCGGCTTGAAACCCGGCGGTTGA
- a CDS encoding phosphatase PAP2 family protein, translated as MTEVVISVAASRRPMAWLSVSCGVFAIVAFGIAPALYVRNLSAFALQVVPAAAVLSIAVLLAASIIRQPAVPLSHLAGILRRRGGGVLGIAAWMCIGMAAFWTVKFQIPHVVPFYADPALAAIDRALHFGDPWRWAHSFLPAEAMPSMLIVYFPLWLLAFIGCIALVAFHPSDRLRSRYLLSFAATYVFLGTVVAALGASVGPIFYDRFFDDGRFGDLVATLKQNPGESYLFFVADRLYTAYASGAEDIFAGISAMPSIHVAIATLNALLLAQLSRWLGVVGWTFAALTLFGSIYFGWHYAVDGYVSAAAVFFFWRLFDAPSQNKQSSGVTC; from the coding sequence ATGACCGAAGTCGTGATCAGCGTGGCCGCATCGCGTCGGCCGATGGCGTGGTTGAGCGTGTCTTGCGGCGTCTTCGCGATCGTCGCGTTCGGCATCGCGCCCGCACTTTACGTGCGGAACCTAAGTGCGTTCGCGTTGCAAGTCGTCCCGGCGGCAGCTGTTCTATCAATCGCTGTCCTCCTGGCTGCCTCCATCATCCGGCAGCCGGCCGTGCCCCTCTCCCACCTGGCCGGTATTCTTAGGCGCCGAGGCGGCGGAGTGCTTGGGATCGCCGCTTGGATGTGCATCGGCATGGCGGCCTTCTGGACGGTGAAGTTCCAGATCCCGCACGTCGTTCCGTTCTACGCCGACCCCGCCCTTGCAGCGATCGATCGCGCCCTTCACTTCGGTGATCCATGGCGTTGGGCTCATTCCTTTTTGCCAGCGGAGGCAATGCCCTCGATGCTTATCGTCTATTTCCCGCTTTGGCTGCTCGCATTCATTGGCTGCATAGCCCTGGTCGCCTTCCATCCGAGCGATCGGCTGCGATCGCGATATCTCCTGTCATTCGCCGCGACATACGTGTTTTTGGGGACAGTGGTTGCGGCTCTGGGCGCTTCCGTTGGGCCAATATTTTATGACCGATTTTTCGATGATGGCCGGTTCGGCGATCTCGTTGCGACGCTCAAACAGAACCCGGGCGAAAGCTATCTTTTCTTTGTCGCCGATCGGCTCTACACCGCCTATGCTTCAGGTGCCGAGGACATCTTCGCCGGCATATCGGCAATGCCGAGCATCCATGTGGCGATCGCGACCCTCAATGCGCTCCTGCTGGCACAGCTCAGCCGCTGGCTTGGGGTTGTCGGCTGGACCTTCGCTGCCCTTACGCTTTTCGGCTCGATCTACTTCGGCTGGCACTACGCGGTGGACGGGTATGTTTCTGCTGCTGCCGTTTTCTTTTTTTGGCGGCTCTTCGATGCGCCGAGCCAGAACAAGCAATCATCGGGTGTCACATGTTAG
- a CDS encoding type II secretion system F family protein: MTLILLYAAVFIAALVAVDAIVRGYFRTSERHRAVNHRLSLLNVSDDHRKTYRDMLKERGADGSWRQTPLMQRLRQFYVQSGIKFDARRFGLFAIAGAPLMWMVVQFLVPSNLVRVPVFLLICLLIPALVVWRTRASRMRKFALKLPEALDVANRSLAAGHPLPSAIALVAREMPDPIGSEFGLLSDELTYGVTLDDALTNLADRVGVEDLNLLAISLSVQAGTGGNLVEILQNLSKTLRDRTMLKAKVKAISSEGRITAIFMSIYPFLLYGMIKALSPTYFDPLWDSGHGTVVVCVLLALMAVGNVILYKLVNFEY; encoded by the coding sequence ATGACCCTGATCCTGCTTTACGCGGCCGTATTCATCGCGGCCCTTGTTGCCGTCGATGCGATCGTTCGCGGCTACTTCAGGACATCCGAGCGTCACCGCGCGGTAAACCATCGGCTGAGCCTGCTCAATGTCAGCGATGATCATCGTAAGACCTACCGCGACATGCTGAAGGAGCGTGGTGCCGACGGCAGCTGGCGGCAGACCCCCTTGATGCAGCGGCTGCGGCAGTTCTACGTCCAGTCCGGCATTAAGTTCGATGCGAGGCGATTTGGCCTCTTCGCGATCGCCGGCGCACCTTTAATGTGGATGGTCGTTCAGTTTCTGGTGCCGAGCAATCTGGTCAGGGTACCGGTCTTTCTCCTGATCTGCCTCCTTATCCCTGCGCTTGTCGTCTGGCGCACCCGGGCGAGCCGCATGCGAAAATTCGCACTGAAGCTCCCCGAAGCGCTCGATGTCGCCAACCGCAGCCTGGCCGCCGGCCATCCGCTGCCTTCGGCGATTGCTCTGGTGGCACGCGAGATGCCTGATCCGATCGGCAGCGAGTTCGGCCTCCTCTCGGACGAACTCACCTATGGAGTGACGCTCGACGACGCCCTCACAAACCTGGCCGACCGGGTGGGCGTCGAGGATCTAAACCTGCTCGCAATATCGCTGAGTGTACAGGCCGGAACCGGCGGGAATCTCGTCGAAATCCTGCAGAACCTTTCGAAGACACTGCGCGACCGGACGATGCTGAAGGCAAAGGTCAAGGCAATCTCCTCAGAAGGACGCATCACCGCGATCTTCATGTCGATCTACCCGTTTCTGCTCTACGGGATGATCAAGGCGCTGTCGCCGACCTACTTCGATCCCCTCTGGGACAGCGGCCACGGAACCGTCGTCGTGTGCGTGCTGCTGGCCCTCATGGCGGTCGGGAATGTCATTCTCTACAAGCTGGTCAACTTCGAGTACTGA
- a CDS encoding methyltransferase family protein, whose translation MIGRLEDFLGKVFLVLVFFFLALQQIASIVTIIRLRESVEFWPLALSSRLAGLLFLCLVVGLTVVRLPPRQNADGIEPRLSALAGTFGLMVLIVLPRGTVGPELLIAATVLMLVGAALSIYCLFWLGRSFSVMATARKLVTSGPYAIVRHPLYLAEAFSAVGFLIANWSLAALLVGTAHFVFQFRRMFNEERVLRSTFPEYPGYASRVPMFIPRPLTPVARSERG comes from the coding sequence ATGATCGGCAGGCTCGAAGACTTTCTCGGAAAGGTTTTTCTGGTGCTTGTTTTCTTCTTCCTGGCGCTGCAGCAGATCGCCTCGATCGTCACAATCATTCGGCTTCGCGAGAGCGTGGAGTTCTGGCCGCTTGCTCTCTCTTCGCGATTGGCGGGCTTGCTGTTCCTGTGTCTGGTCGTCGGCCTGACGGTGGTTCGTCTGCCGCCACGGCAGAACGCGGACGGGATAGAGCCTCGACTGAGTGCACTCGCGGGGACGTTTGGCTTGATGGTCCTGATAGTACTGCCGCGAGGAACGGTAGGACCGGAGCTCTTGATCGCCGCGACCGTCCTGATGCTCGTCGGTGCTGCACTGTCGATCTACTGTCTGTTCTGGCTAGGGCGCTCGTTTTCGGTCATGGCAACGGCCCGCAAGCTCGTCACCAGCGGACCCTATGCGATAGTCCGGCATCCGCTGTATCTCGCGGAGGCTTTCAGCGCTGTAGGCTTTCTGATCGCCAATTGGTCGTTGGCTGCTTTGCTGGTGGGAACTGCTCATTTTGTCTTCCAATTCCGACGGATGTTCAACGAGGAACGCGTTTTGCGAAGCACCTTTCCGGAGTATCCTGGCTATGCCAGCAGGGTTCCGATGTTCATTCCGCGACCGCTGACCCCCGTCGCGAGGTCGGAAAGAGGATAA
- a CDS encoding ATPase AAA: MQYSPEQNRQDVVIPLDPRMPMAPASLEETGLESSFLLRLAAKCAAEQDTITASHLADRMKLPKVLANILIKELVKLALLEARGLAGEDVRSDIRYALSTNGLEYARAASRQSQYVGPAPVSLDAFCRQVSLQSIHDERVTPERLIESLEGLVLSDSLVEKLGPAMNSGRSILLYGPPGNGKTSIAERTSQLFRQTIFVPHAIEVGGHVISFFDEAVHQPIAGADAKPYPRADQRWIECRRPVVKTGGELTLDLLDLTFNEGPNVYEAPVHLKASGGVFIIDDFGRQQVAPQSLINRWIVPLERGYDFLTLHTGKKFKVPFDELVVFSTNIAPKDLSDEAGLRRLKYKIFVNNPSREEYIQIFKSYAGGAAIDVSDIDLNHFYDRKYHGTMLASCYHPKYILDFVGSYCEFNGMPKVASLDMLERAWEGVFTLE; the protein is encoded by the coding sequence ATGCAGTATTCGCCCGAACAGAACCGTCAAGATGTCGTAATACCCCTCGATCCACGGATGCCGATGGCGCCTGCAAGCCTGGAGGAGACGGGCCTGGAATCGTCGTTCCTGCTTAGGCTGGCGGCAAAATGTGCGGCCGAGCAGGATACAATCACGGCATCTCACCTTGCCGATCGCATGAAATTGCCGAAAGTGCTGGCCAATATCCTGATCAAGGAACTTGTGAAGCTCGCACTCCTGGAGGCTCGGGGCCTGGCCGGCGAGGATGTGAGATCCGACATTCGCTATGCGCTTTCGACAAATGGCCTCGAATATGCCCGCGCGGCGTCGCGTCAATCCCAGTATGTCGGACCGGCGCCGGTATCGCTGGACGCTTTCTGCCGTCAAGTGAGTTTACAGTCCATCCATGACGAGCGCGTGACCCCAGAGCGGCTGATCGAGAGCCTTGAGGGGCTGGTGCTTTCGGATTCGCTGGTCGAAAAGCTCGGTCCGGCCATGAACTCGGGTCGCTCCATCCTGCTTTACGGACCGCCCGGAAACGGAAAGACGAGCATTGCCGAGCGGACGTCGCAACTGTTTCGCCAAACGATCTTTGTGCCCCATGCCATCGAGGTTGGCGGCCATGTCATCAGTTTCTTTGACGAAGCTGTGCATCAACCCATAGCCGGGGCTGACGCAAAACCTTATCCGAGGGCCGATCAGCGATGGATCGAATGCCGTCGTCCTGTGGTCAAGACCGGCGGGGAATTAACCCTCGATCTGCTCGATCTCACCTTCAACGAAGGACCAAATGTCTATGAAGCGCCGGTGCATCTGAAGGCATCCGGCGGCGTTTTCATCATCGACGATTTCGGGCGCCAGCAGGTGGCGCCGCAATCGCTTATCAATCGCTGGATCGTGCCCCTCGAGCGTGGATACGACTTCCTGACGCTGCACACCGGCAAGAAGTTCAAGGTTCCATTCGACGAGCTGGTCGTCTTCTCGACGAACATCGCCCCGAAGGATCTTTCCGACGAGGCTGGCCTTAGACGTCTGAAGTACAAGATCTTCGTGAATAACCCGTCGCGCGAAGAATACATCCAAATTTTCAAGTCGTATGCCGGCGGTGCCGCGATAGATGTCAGTGATATTGATTTGAACCATTTTTATGATCGCAAGTACCATGGCACGATGCTCGCGTCCTGCTATCATCCGAAGTATATTCTCGACTTCGTCGGGTCTTACTGCGAATTCAATGGAATGCCGAAGGTCGCGTCGCTGGATATGCTGGAACGGGCCTGGGAAGGGGTGTTCACTCTGGAATAA
- a CDS encoding L,D-transpeptidase, which translates to MKAIDRRRIRTCAAILGFVVFATAVADAAAGGLVPRSLGPRTGAMVTIEQSYPAGTIVIVSGNQTLDLVVSGNRAIRYKIGVGRDGFRWSGVVKVGRKSEWPEWRPPAEMKARSPQLPDLVPPGPFNPLGARGIYLYKGNTDTLYRIHGTNEQSTVGAFASSGCFRLSNADVIDLFERVKVGSTVIVK; encoded by the coding sequence ATGAAGGCGATCGACCGTCGGCGCATAAGGACCTGTGCCGCCATTTTAGGTTTTGTGGTTTTCGCGACAGCTGTCGCGGATGCGGCAGCAGGCGGGCTTGTGCCGCGAAGTCTCGGACCGAGGACAGGCGCCATGGTGACCATCGAGCAAAGCTACCCAGCAGGGACAATCGTCATTGTCAGCGGGAACCAGACGCTCGACCTCGTCGTCTCCGGAAATCGGGCGATCCGCTATAAAATCGGTGTCGGCCGCGACGGATTTCGCTGGAGCGGCGTCGTGAAGGTCGGGCGCAAATCAGAGTGGCCTGAGTGGCGGCCACCGGCCGAGATGAAGGCGCGCTCGCCGCAACTTCCGGACCTTGTACCTCCAGGGCCGTTTAATCCCTTGGGCGCTCGGGGAATCTATCTCTACAAGGGCAACACCGACACGCTTTACCGCATTCATGGAACGAACGAGCAGTCGACGGTCGGCGCCTTCGCGTCGTCGGGCTGCTTCCGCCTGAGCAACGCCGATGTCATCGATCTCTTTGAGCGGGTGAAGGTCGGTTCCACGGTCATTGTAAAATAG
- a CDS encoding sterol desaturase family protein — MLRKHWLNDVIYLFFNGILIKLGFVALVGAMMFAIRLVIPEGMFAVVQAQPIWLQAIEVTLVADIGFYLAHRAFHSVPFLWKFHSVHHSIEEMDWLAAHRVHPVDQIATMTASMLPVYALGFSGSAIAIYAFIYQAQSLLIHSNTRIRFGPLKWVLASPQFHHWHHANERQAYDKNFAGQLPFIDALAGTLYMPERMPRVYGTDDPVPPLYHQQLAYPLKQIAGRVPAAEVSAQTGDSRP, encoded by the coding sequence ATGCTGCGAAAGCACTGGCTGAACGACGTGATCTATCTCTTCTTCAACGGTATCCTGATCAAGCTCGGTTTCGTCGCCCTGGTCGGCGCGATGATGTTCGCCATCCGGCTTGTCATCCCGGAAGGCATGTTCGCTGTGGTGCAAGCGCAGCCGATATGGTTGCAGGCGATCGAGGTCACTCTTGTTGCCGATATAGGCTTTTATCTAGCGCACCGCGCCTTCCATTCTGTGCCCTTCCTCTGGAAGTTTCACTCTGTCCACCACAGCATCGAAGAGATGGATTGGCTGGCCGCGCATCGTGTTCATCCGGTTGACCAAATCGCGACCATGACTGCCTCCATGCTCCCGGTTTACGCCCTTGGCTTCTCCGGATCTGCGATTGCGATCTATGCTTTCATTTATCAGGCGCAGTCGCTTCTCATCCATTCAAACACTCGGATCAGGTTCGGTCCTCTAAAATGGGTGCTCGCGTCGCCGCAGTTCCATCACTGGCACCATGCCAACGAGCGACAGGCCTACGACAAGAACTTCGCCGGGCAGTTGCCCTTTATCGATGCCTTGGCAGGCACTTTATACATGCCTGAGCGGATGCCGAGGGTCTATGGCACAGATGACCCGGTTCCTCCGCTTTACCACCAGCAACTTGCCTACCCTCTCAAACAGATTGCCGGTCGAGTGCCGGCGGCTGAGGTATCAGCGCAAACGGGAGACTCACGTCCATGA
- a CDS encoding tetratricopeptide repeat protein, which translates to MLQVSARIRCIAFLLASGAILVGCQSSGVDNLAAYGDSAKTVEDDSAVAFYKNDELITIGKLQFQEKNYGKSYAIYKRAVNVFPEDPAAWLGFAASADMVGRFDTSDRAYRELGRMIGNTPVYYNNIGYSHLLRGDLPGARRYFLKAYELDPANEVTARNLELLKNSVNFAQRR; encoded by the coding sequence ATGCTGCAGGTTAGTGCTCGGATTAGGTGCATTGCATTCTTGCTTGCGAGTGGAGCGATCCTGGTCGGGTGCCAGTCGTCCGGCGTTGATAATCTGGCAGCTTATGGCGACAGCGCGAAGACCGTCGAGGATGATTCAGCCGTCGCCTTCTACAAGAACGACGAACTTATCACCATTGGCAAGCTGCAGTTTCAGGAAAAGAACTACGGAAAATCATACGCCATTTACAAGCGCGCGGTTAACGTCTTTCCGGAAGATCCGGCCGCCTGGCTCGGCTTTGCGGCCTCTGCAGATATGGTCGGCCGCTTCGATACCTCCGACCGCGCTTACCGGGAACTCGGAAGGATGATCGGCAATACCCCGGTCTACTACAACAACATCGGATACTCGCACCTCTTGCGCGGCGACCTTCCCGGCGCCAGACGGTACTTTCTGAAAGCCTACGAGCTTGATCCCGCAAACGAAGTGACCGCCCGGAACCTCGAATTGTTGAAGAACAGCGTGAATTTCGCACAACGGAGGTAG